A region of Periplaneta americana isolate PAMFEO1 chromosome 16, P.americana_PAMFEO1_priV1, whole genome shotgun sequence DNA encodes the following proteins:
- the LOC138691837 gene encoding uncharacterized protein isoform X2: MDVIKMEPEVDPLDLQSQDNTWQIDENDVLSEEGTSLELQANGTKIECMDHSYDLTSQIKVEDTPVPFSFAVVKCEVQDSSVPISCPMVKSEVDHCGLCSED; encoded by the exons ATGGATGTGATCAAAATGGAACCTGAGGTTGACCCATTGGACTTACAATCACAAGATAACACATGGCAAATAGATGAGAATGATGTTTTGTCAGAG GAAGGGACTTCATTGGAACTACAAGCGAATGGCACAAAGATAGAATGCATGGACCACAGTTATGATCTCACATCTCAGATTAAAGTTGAAGACACTCCAGTGCCATTTAGCTTTGCTGTGGTGAAGTGTGAAGTTCAAGACAGTTCAGTGCCTATTAGCTGTCCTATGGTGAAgtctgaagttgat caTTGTGGATTATGTTCAGAAGATTGA
- the LOC138691837 gene encoding zinc finger protein with KRAB and SCAN domains 8-like isoform X1 has product MDVIKMEPEVDPLDLQSQDNTWQIDENDVLSEEGTSLELQANGTKIECMDHSYDLTSQIKVEDTPVPFSFAVVKCEVQDSSVPISCPMVKSEVDEDSFDLDSVQQKQKVEMSSEEDEVLNESIVDYVQKIESSKCDVNIRDEDKVIQSGSHRPDHSDGSDMYHNSNNCNMCNEVFATQQSLQRHFRTHTSKISLKCDVCGKCFSERISLIKHVHLHKQRSQFKCDVCGKCFSQSGRLNLHLLIHSGEKPLKCDLCGKCFTQSGHLKYHSRVHTGERPFKCNVCGLCFSQSEHLKTHSRLHTGERPFKCNECGKTFSNVGNLKRHIHLHTGEKPFKCDDCEMCFSLKDNLKRHKRLHSGERPFKCDVCGISFSECGYLERHAFLHTGERSFKCAFCEKCFALKTSLEKHIRLHAGQR; this is encoded by the exons ATGGATGTGATCAAAATGGAACCTGAGGTTGACCCATTGGACTTACAATCACAAGATAACACATGGCAAATAGATGAGAATGATGTTTTGTCAGAG GAAGGGACTTCATTGGAACTACAAGCGAATGGCACAAAGATAGAATGCATGGACCACAGTTATGATCTCACATCTCAGATTAAAGTTGAAGACACTCCAGTGCCATTTAGCTTTGCTGTGGTGAAGTGTGAAGTTCAAGACAGTTCAGTGCCTATTAGCTGTCCTATGGTGAAgtctgaagttgat GAAGACTCATTCGATCTGGATAGCGTTCAGCAGAAACAGAAAGTGGAAATGTCTTCGGAGGAGGATGAAGTGTTGAATGAGAG caTTGTGGATTATGTTCAGAAGATTGAGTCATCAAAATGCGACGTAAATATTCGTGATGAAGACAAAGTGATACAGAGTGGCAGCCATAGACCCGACCATTCAGATGGTAGTGACATGTACCATAATTCTAACAACTGTAATATGTGTAACGAGGTTTTTGCAACACAGCAATCTCTGCAACGTCATTTCCGGACTCATACATCGAAAATATCGCTCAAATGCGATGTCTGCGGGAAGTGTTTCTCGGAAAGGATAAGTCTAATAAAACACGTCCACTTACACAAACAGAGGAGTCAATTCAAGTGCGATGTGTGTGGGAAGTGTTTTTCACAATCGGGACGTTTAAACCTACATTTACTTATACATAGTGGGGAAAAACCATTAAAATGCGACCTTTGCGGAAAGTGCTTCACTCAATCGGGACATCTTAAATATCACAGCCGCGTACACACAGGGGAGAGGCCATTCAAATGCAATGTCTGCGGATTGTGTTTTTCACAATCGGAACACCTGAAAACTCATTCTCGCCTACACACCGGTGAGAGACCATTTAAATGCAATGAGTGTGGAAAGACTTTCTCGAATGTGGGGAATCTAAAAAGACATATACATCTACATACCggcgaaaaaccattcaaatgtgatgaTTGTGAAATGTGTTTTTCGCTTAAGGATAATCTAAAAAGGCACAAGCGCTTACATTCAGGCGAGAGGCCTTTTAAATGCGATGTATGTGGAATATCTTTCTCGGAATGTGGATATCTCGAAAGACATGCTTTCCTACATACAGGCGAAAGGTCTTTCAAATGtgctttctgtgaaaaatgtttcgCTCTTAAGACTAGCCTAGAAAAACATATCCGACTACACGCAGGCCAGAGATAA